The sequence TCGGGGAAAAGAAGAGCTCGGAACATCTTCTCTATTTCCCGGATCCATGCTTCTGCTGCCATAGGGTCAGGCCCACCCTCAAAGGTCGGAGGGTTTAGTCGGCGAAACCTCTCATAGCAGGTGCCTGCCGGTGGCATAGCGGCCAGCTCCATCATCTGTTGCTGTTGCAGCACTTGTGCCATAAGCTGATATACCCCGGCAAGGCTTGCTTGACCTGCTGCAGACCGTGGAGTATCCGGGGAAGCTGACCGCTCGCTGGGCTCTGGGGAGGGTGGTCTCCGGTCGTCGTCCATGTCTTCCTAATGATCGCCTAGcagtcaaaatttttttttttttttaaagtgagattatgataaactagcatattataacattttctatgacggtgacattcttaactacccctttccttaggcattttatggttattctattgtttaacctaaggctctgataccactagatgtcacgccccggacccggatccgtgacacggccgtgctattgccgactaccgcccacaatagcacgcagcctcatacctgggtaatagggtagtcaaaccaaccgaattcttagtacaacatgctggtcagtacccaaatacagagcttctatgtagtttatgtatacaaaagtatacttgctttaccccaaaagaaagaagccctgataccaaattaacgtgtctctggcagctatcagtggtaaggatctgaaagaaaaagtaaatgaacggatatgagctacacggctcagtaagtaatcatacataatcttaccggatcgaacataatggtaaccatgtttatgcagggtttgagaagctgacatgcgtattatctcacaatttatcatggcaaaatatgtatgcttCGAAAACAAAGCAATATTTTCAGTCAAAcagaattttcataaaacataagaattcatgcgattagcatcatttaaaggagatagcggttatagcaaaatacaacatttcatgAGGATATACTCAAAAATccgttgtaaaacaatgtatgctttggccaggcacgttcacaaatgtcacggcccgcttgcgcagggcacgtgactatcgggcccacatgagggggaaacacggggctccccggccagatgttggccgattccggggcttcacgcaagcgtccttcacccctcaccgattttgcttctccccaaaaacgcatctgcaggatttggaagcaccctcctcatatacccaggctctgaaacgagcctcatgatcatgcttcaaatatcattttcataaagtatgcatatgaaactgtgcccccggcatgccgtggtcttttttctctcggatgctactgcgaagtcagactcgaccactggcggggccagctcagttactattcagccactggcggggcaggctcagttactattcagccactggcggggcagctcagttactattcagccactggcggggcaggcccaattactattcagccactggcggggcaggctcagttactattcagccactggcggggcagctcagttactattcagccactggcggggcaagctcagttactattcagccactggcggctcagtcattctcagtagcatctttgagcccattatagtgcctctgggctagctaggactttataaacttacatgcatgattaaaatatcagtatcatcatgtcgcatacatagccatagcttctgggatcatgcaagttacttatgcattgtaacatatcatgcatgaagcatatatacttaaaataaatgcttggaaaacattaataacatgacatgatccataacaggatttggacaggttacttactttcttcacaaatcatgtatacaattcaaattgtatgaaaaacactggttcatcttataaaacgtaatacaagatctacgataagattaagacagattacatactttcttcacaaatcatgtatacaattcaaattgtatgaaaaatacTAGTTCACCTTATACAACGTAATAcgagatctacgataagattaaggtagattacttactttcttcactaatcatgcatacaattcaaattgtatgaaaaacactggttcatcttataaaacgtaatacaagatctacgataggattaagacagattacttacatcaattcgctttccaaattgctcaagtccaggtgacaaatccttaatcacctaaaacaacatcatagggtttacattattccccatttatttattataaaatctcttagttcatcatactatgaacttacttgcttgggtcctatctaaggatttagcccaagtccaatttgaagcctttagggttcgatttaaaaccaaattgggtccacatgggttgattgggtttttaattaaaggattgggccttgtttataattgggtccaaccttttctagccaattggatcctctgatttggtcaatgtggctcatttgggcctgagtcaggatTAGCCCAAGGTCAATTCGACCTTCTGTCAGTTGAATTGGGCTTTAATTGGGCCTAATTTACAATCAATTAGGTCTGCtgagaccaactcagcttaattggattcggacccaatttaatttgggcttaattcggttcagatttgacccaatttgcagtttgggctcgtccagacttagcccaatctgattgggctcgggttcaggttcaattggctaaaccaatttcttattattgagcttaacgggtttcggacccgaaccccgaTCCGTCCCGTTAGGCCGGACCCGTTAAGgggctcttctctcttttttttttttcttcttttcttttccttttccctttttttttctttctttttctttttctttctccctcttttcttttctttttcttctcttttccagaACCTTCCCGACTCTTCACTCCCTCCTCTCTTcaccctttctcctcctctcttctccgacgaaggcaggacggcgagcggaggggaggacggcgagcggagggggcccggccacgaccggcggcgtccgcGGCCAGGCCCCGCGGCGTCCCTGGCCGAGCCTACGGCGCTCTCGGCCGCGCCTGCGGTCGACGCTCGTGTCGACGGTGCTCGcagccgaagccggcggccACCGCCCACGACGCCGAGCTGATGAgtcccctctccctcttttcttctttctttccttctttccttctttcttttcttcccgttttcttttcttctctgtttcCCCTCTCTTCTTTCGTGACCATAGAGGGGGGGCGACCCCATGCCGGGGCTCGGAGGGCCGGATTGAGGTCGGTCGGCGGCTCCCGTGGCGCCTGCAGCAGCCGCGGCCCGTGGTCGCCGACCCTCTCTCCTTCCCGTGGAGAAGAGAGACCTCGAGGGAGGAACAGCCCGCGGCCGGGACCAACGGCGCTGACGACGCTCGCGGCCGCACACGggagtcccctcttccctctctcctttttcttgtgggagtctcgccaccacctctcggacggcggagaggtggggctcggctggggctggcggccttgaggcCGGGTTGGTCGCCGGCACGGCAGACCCGGCGACCCTTGGCTGCCCCTCTGCCCTAGGGCGGCAGCGGCCGGGGACTGTCACCCCGTAGGCCGAGTCcggttgggctcggcccgggtggcaGCCAGGCCTGGGCTTGGGTTTCCTTGGTCCGGCCCGCGGCCCGTGGGTCCGGCctagggttttgttgttgtctTCTCCTTGCCCGATCTTTCTCCTTGTGCTGGTGTGCTCCCCTCTGTTCCATGGATGGAACAGAGAGGAGAACACCCCCACCGAGGGGGTTCCTCCCCTCTTCTCTTGCTTTAGTCTACTGGCAGTGTGCTTACCTTGACTTGGCTGAGTGGAGTTGGGCAGTGACCCTTTCTCGGCAAgttccctccttcctcccttGGGGCTGCGGGGCACCTTCCACCTCCAGCTCCAGGATCTAGCTCTCTGGTACCGAATATCAGAGGGTTAGAAGCTTAAGAGGGTATATCCAAGATTAGGTTAGCAGGGCTTAGGTCTATAAAAACTAAGCTTGTGATTTGACCCCAAGGAGAGGTGGCATCCTCTCCTTGCTCAGGGCTTCGGGAGCCACCAGCTACCTCCCCCCTCTTCAGGCCAGCTCGAGGCCCAGCtgccgaggaggagggaggtGGCGGGCTCCGGTTGTGCATGCCTGTGGGGGGTCTCTCCGTTGGCCATCTGTGATCCTGTCTTTTCAGCCCTCGGGGAAGATGGGAGCCTATTCTTTCTGGGCCTGCTAACCCTGCATCCTGGCCCAATACCCTCAAACTGGGCCTTACAGTATTGGGCCTAgtctgtattgggcccggacattacatcctttcccccttaaataaatttcgtcctcgaaattagtcACACCTCAAGTGGACATATGTAGCGAGGACTCATTTTGCCGTATCGCCCAAATCGGGCAACACCCTTGAAAAGAACATTTTCAGGTAGGCAAAGTTtccctccaaaaattccaaggcccttcttcctctgtcagcccatcttttctgtctgtcttgggcagCCTGAAGCCTTTGCTTAATCAGGAGCCTTGGAGACTGGCCCCTCTCCTGGTGCGAGGTCGATAGCAAATTCGATCTCTCGGTCTGAGGGTAATCCCGGTAATTCCTCCGGAAAAACATCCGGATATTCTCTGACTACTGGAATATCCTCCAGTTTTGATCTCTTTCTGAGCATTCTTTACACAGGCCAGATAGGCCATACACCCCTTTTTCAGAGCCTTTCTAGCTTTCAAAGCGGAAATGAAGTGCAATGTGGGAGCACCCTGAAGGGGTATGTCGCCCtgaaagaaaaaattcttgcttcccaggtatccgaaataccaccctcttgtggtaacaatcaatgtgggcgtgatactgtgacatccagtccatgcccaagataatatcaaagtcttgcatgtcaagctgtaaaagatttgtctctaattctttttctcctatctgaattatgcaatctttatatttagtgtcaacaattgcggttttctgaaggggtgtagcaacatgccatggttctactaatttctcagatgtgctaagtaattgtctggaaaagctaactgacacgaaagaatgcgtagaaccagaatcaaatagaatgagggcaggaaccgagttgaccagaagtgtacctgtcaccaccTGATCGCTAGCACTGGCATCCTGTCGAGTCAGTGCGAAAACTCGAGGGTTACCCCTCGATCTCTGGTCCTCTGGTGCAGTGTGTCTGGGCTCGTCCTTCTCTCGACTCGGGCAGTCGCGGGCGATGTGTCCTGTCTGCCCGCAAGAGAAACAAGCTCCGGTCTTCCTTAAGCAGGGTCCGCCATGGTTCCTATCGCAGGTGGGGCAGCTTCTGTTCTGTTTCTTCTTGGGCTCCGACCCCTTGCTGCCCCCGGATCCACTACTCTGAGCTCCCGACGATCGGGTCCTCTTCAtgtcttctctctccctcccggaccgtatcaggtcagcctcaaccttcaaggctCGGTCCAGTACATCCTTATAGCTTGAGAACAGATGGGAGGATATTCGGGATCGAATCCCGTACCTCAATCCCTGTTCAAACCGGTTCACCTtacttctctcctcctccatgaactgggggcaaaATCGTCCCAGCTCGTTGAATTTATTGGCATACTCGAGAACAGACATCCGGTCGGTCTGGGTCAGCGCCAAGAATTCATTCTGCTTAGACTGGTTGACTGAATCCGGAAAATATTGGTTGTAAAACAacctcttgaagttcctccatGTAAGTCCGTCAACGGCATAAGCCGTCTCCATGGCCGTCCACCAGTATTCGGCGTTTCCTGTCAGCATAGAGGCCGCCAGCCGGACCTTCACCTCATCGGGGAAAAGAAGAGCTCGGAACATCTTCTCTATTTCCCG is a genomic window of Phoenix dactylifera cultivar Barhee BC4 chromosome 4, palm_55x_up_171113_PBpolish2nd_filt_p, whole genome shotgun sequence containing:
- the LOC120110404 gene encoding uncharacterized protein LOC120110404, encoding MDDDRRPPSPEPSERSASPDTPRSAAGQAGLAGVYQLMAQVLQQQQMMQLAAMPPAGTCYERFRRLNPPTFEGGPDPMAAEAWIREIEKMFRALLFPDEVKVRLAASMLTGNAEYWWTAMETAYAVDGLTWRNFKRLFYNQYFPDSVNQSKQNEFLALTQTDRMSVLEYANKFNELGRFCPQFMEEERSKVNRFEQGLRKRSKLEDIPVVREYPDVFPEELPGLPSDREIEFAIDLAPGEGPVSKAPD